In the Flagellimonas sp. HMM57 genome, one interval contains:
- a CDS encoding GNAT family N-acetyltransferase — protein MNSLDPILRNATLEDLPILLGFEQELIKAERPFDSTLGEDPISYYDIKQMILDDDASVIVAEFDGKIIASGYAIPKKARHYLAHEQYAYLGFMYTHPDHRGKGINARIVDELKRWSLERGLKEIRLTVYSDNVPAIRAYEKVGFKRHIIEMRLE, from the coding sequence ATGAACTCACTCGACCCAATACTTAGAAATGCAACCTTGGAAGATTTGCCCATCCTCTTGGGTTTTGAACAAGAACTCATAAAGGCAGAGCGACCTTTTGATAGTACTTTAGGAGAAGATCCCATTAGTTACTACGATATCAAACAAATGATATTGGATGATGATGCTAGCGTAATCGTTGCTGAGTTTGATGGAAAGATAATAGCTTCCGGATATGCCATTCCCAAAAAGGCCAGGCACTATCTGGCACATGAGCAGTATGCCTATCTAGGGTTTATGTATACCCACCCTGATCATAGGGGAAAGGGCATTAATGCCAGAATTGTAGATGAGTTAAAGCGTTGGTCGCTGGAAAGGGGATTAAAAGAAATACGTTTAACGGTTTATAGTGATAACGTACCTGCCATACGTGCATATGAAAAAGTAGGTTTTAAAAGACATATAATAGAAATGCGTTTGGAATAG
- a CDS encoding phosphatase PAP2 family protein, with amino-acid sequence MLKRILEWDRDTFIYLNNLGIEDYDIFWSTVTNISTWIPLFLFFIVLLFVKFSTLEASYKLVTVLCLVVFIILVTDLTKTTVARLRPNNTEEINTLIRILKSPTDFSFFSGHAASSFSITVLFFLFVRKKVKWAVLFFIWPILFATSRIFVGVHYPLDIIVGTLIGVLSALLFYKLYHRFIVPYSKSIRPSQEG; translated from the coding sequence ATGCTGAAAAGAATTCTTGAATGGGATCGTGACACCTTCATCTATCTTAATAACCTCGGTATTGAAGATTATGACATCTTTTGGTCTACGGTCACAAATATCAGTACATGGATACCCCTCTTTTTATTTTTCATAGTACTACTTTTCGTTAAATTTTCCACGTTGGAAGCGTCGTATAAACTGGTCACGGTACTATGTCTCGTAGTTTTCATCATTTTAGTAACCGATTTGACAAAGACTACAGTAGCAAGATTGAGACCTAATAATACTGAAGAAATCAATACGCTTATACGCATTCTAAAAAGCCCTACGGATTTTAGTTTTTTCTCTGGTCATGCCGCTAGCTCTTTCTCTATAACTGTTCTGTTCTTTCTTTTTGTACGAAAGAAGGTAAAATGGGCAGTTCTGTTCTTTATTTGGCCTATTCTATTTGCAACCAGCCGTATTTTTGTTGGAGTGCACTATCCCTTGGATATTATAGTAGGTACTTTGATAGGTGTTTTGTCGGCACTATTGTTCTATAAATTATACCACCGCTTTATAGTACCCTACTCAAAGTCAATCCGTCCCTCACAGGAAGGATAA
- a CDS encoding O-methyltransferase, with amino-acid sequence MHFLSTLLENYIKDNSEAEPEILTELTRETHLKAIQPRMITGHFQGRVLSLLSKIIAPKNILEIGTYTGYSALCLAEGLQTDGKLHTIEINEELYKLQRTYFDKSRYGAQIEQHIGDALDIIPKLDIYFDLVFIDAQKVNYDAYFEAAIQKTKSGSVILSDNVLWSGKVVEPVSKSDKATASLIAYNQKLKNDSRVETVILPVRDGLTLSRVL; translated from the coding sequence ATGCACTTTCTTTCCACATTACTGGAGAATTACATCAAGGATAATTCTGAAGCTGAACCGGAAATCTTAACAGAGCTAACCCGGGAAACACATTTGAAAGCAATACAGCCCAGAATGATCACGGGGCATTTTCAAGGACGGGTACTGAGTTTACTTTCTAAAATCATAGCTCCTAAAAATATTCTTGAGATTGGAACTTACACAGGATACTCGGCACTCTGCTTGGCGGAAGGCCTTCAAACTGATGGAAAACTACACACCATCGAAATCAACGAAGAGCTTTACAAGCTGCAGCGCACTTATTTTGATAAAAGCAGGTATGGAGCCCAAATTGAACAACATATTGGGGATGCATTGGATATTATTCCAAAGCTTGACATTTATTTTGATCTAGTATTCATTGATGCACAGAAAGTCAATTACGATGCCTATTTTGAAGCGGCTATTCAGAAAACGAAATCTGGCAGTGTTATCCTTTCCGATAATGTGCTATGGTCTGGAAAAGTGGTTGAACCTGTTTCTAAATCTGATAAAGCTACGGCGTCCTTAATTGCTTATAATCAAAAACTAAAAAACGATTCAAGAGTAGAGACTGTTATCCTTCCTGTGAGGGACGGATTGACTTTGAGTAGGGTACTATAA
- a CDS encoding M12 family metallopeptidase, with the protein MKFKNEKRRLKVGLNAMLTLAAIMVLSIASCEKNDVDEDRNATTPNEEVSTTEQDTDFITKYFLGSEVKVRLEEDGTYSLAGSDLRLFEDQLSDSAEAFDENPTPDAGQTSLALGGGVRKWTDGVVYYVINGLSASVRSELQKSFDEWTSKTNVTFKERTNQSNYVTISSSGSNSNSGVATLGMNGSRGFIRLGTRATAVVIIHELGHTLGYIHEQNRSDRDDFVIINFNNIVPDAQDQFFKSNSAIFLTGQFDINSTMMYGSFTFSRNGQPTITDLNGNLLPPRQASISALDIQGTNALYPATDTNPAGPCDGVAEWSPSTQYFVGDRVTYFGSLYERDFTRWNFITRCN; encoded by the coding sequence ATGAAATTTAAAAATGAAAAAAGAAGGCTTAAGGTCGGCTTAAATGCTATGTTGACTTTAGCCGCGATTATGGTTTTGTCCATTGCTTCTTGTGAAAAGAACGATGTAGACGAAGACCGAAATGCTACAACACCAAATGAAGAAGTATCCACAACAGAACAGGATACGGATTTTATTACCAAGTACTTTTTGGGAAGTGAGGTAAAAGTAAGGCTTGAAGAAGACGGAACCTACAGTCTTGCAGGAAGCGATTTGAGATTGTTTGAAGACCAATTATCGGATTCTGCTGAAGCTTTTGACGAAAACCCAACACCAGATGCCGGTCAGACCAGTCTAGCATTGGGCGGAGGTGTTCGAAAATGGACCGATGGTGTTGTCTATTACGTTATCAATGGATTGAGTGCTTCCGTTCGTTCGGAGTTGCAAAAGTCTTTTGATGAGTGGACCAGCAAAACCAACGTTACTTTCAAAGAACGTACGAATCAGTCCAATTATGTAACCATTTCCTCCTCGGGATCCAATAGTAATTCTGGTGTCGCTACGTTGGGAATGAACGGTTCAAGAGGTTTTATCCGTTTAGGAACTAGAGCAACGGCTGTAGTGATTATTCACGAGTTAGGCCATACATTGGGCTATATTCATGAGCAAAACCGTTCGGATAGGGATGATTTCGTCATTATCAATTTCAACAACATTGTGCCCGATGCACAAGACCAGTTTTTCAAAAGCAATTCCGCTATCTTTTTAACAGGTCAGTTTGATATTAATTCAACCATGATGTACGGTAGTTTTACATTTAGTAGAAACGGACAACCGACCATTACCGATTTGAACGGCAATCTATTGCCACCAAGACAAGCGAGCATTTCTGCTTTGGACATTCAAGGGACAAATGCACTATATCCAGCTACGGATACCAACCCTGCAGGTCCTTGTGACGGTGTGGCGGAGTGGTCGC
- the kynU gene encoding kynureninase, translating to MIFQNSLEFAQQLDAEDKLSKYRKEFHYPQVNGKEVIYFTGNSLGLQPKRTQKFVDEVMKDWRELAVEGHFYAEKPWWQYHELLAEGLGKVVGGSAKEISVMNTLTVNLHLLMVSFYRPNQKRYKIICEEKAFPSDQYMLQSQVKFHGFDPSDAIVEVKKRAGEHAWRTEDIIEKIEEVGEELALVLLGGVNYYNGQVLDMEAITSAGKSTGAFVGWDLAHAVGNVSLKLHDWDADFAAWCSYKYMNSGPGNASGIFVHERHLGKKDIPRFEGWWGTKKETRFLMQPEFDPIETADAWQLSNPPILSIAPYLASLELFDEVGMDALIEKQLRIVAYLEFVLQEIDKEVDSSFEIITPKERGCQLSVFLHGEGKSLFDFLMKNGVITDWREPNVIRLAPAPFYCSFEDMYHFGQLLKKGILLNQNG from the coding sequence ATGATTTTTCAAAATTCATTGGAATTTGCGCAGCAACTTGATGCTGAGGACAAATTATCCAAATACAGAAAAGAATTTCATTATCCGCAAGTCAACGGAAAAGAGGTTATCTATTTTACCGGTAATTCTCTAGGACTGCAACCAAAACGGACCCAGAAGTTTGTTGACGAAGTGATGAAAGATTGGCGGGAGTTGGCCGTTGAGGGGCACTTTTATGCAGAAAAGCCTTGGTGGCAATATCACGAGCTTTTGGCTGAAGGTTTGGGCAAAGTTGTTGGGGGTAGCGCTAAAGAGATTTCTGTCATGAACACGCTAACCGTAAATCTTCATTTATTGATGGTTTCTTTTTATCGGCCAAATCAAAAGCGTTACAAAATCATTTGTGAGGAAAAAGCCTTTCCATCTGATCAGTACATGTTGCAGAGTCAGGTAAAATTTCATGGTTTTGACCCTAGCGATGCCATTGTTGAGGTCAAAAAAAGAGCAGGAGAGCATGCGTGGCGAACAGAGGATATCATTGAAAAAATTGAAGAGGTAGGAGAGGAGCTGGCTTTGGTGCTTTTAGGTGGTGTCAATTACTATAACGGTCAGGTATTGGACATGGAAGCGATAACGAGTGCAGGTAAATCAACAGGTGCTTTTGTAGGTTGGGATTTGGCACATGCGGTGGGTAACGTATCATTAAAATTACACGATTGGGATGCAGATTTTGCTGCTTGGTGCAGTTACAAGTATATGAACAGCGGACCTGGAAACGCCTCGGGTATTTTTGTGCATGAAAGACATTTGGGTAAAAAAGATATTCCACGTTTTGAGGGCTGGTGGGGCACAAAAAAAGAAACTCGTTTTTTAATGCAGCCCGAGTTTGACCCTATAGAAACGGCCGATGCTTGGCAGCTGAGCAATCCCCCAATACTTTCTATTGCGCCATACTTAGCCTCTTTGGAACTGTTTGATGAAGTAGGTATGGATGCCCTAATTGAAAAACAGCTCAGAATTGTAGCTTATCTTGAATTCGTTTTACAAGAAATTGATAAGGAAGTAGATAGTTCTTTCGAGATTATTACCCCCAAAGAACGCGGTTGCCAACTTTCTGTTTTTTTACATGGAGAAGGAAAATCGTTGTTTGATTTTTTAATGAAAAATGGTGTAATTACCGATTGGAGAGAACCTAATGTAATACGACTGGCGCCAGCACCTTTTTATTGCTCCTTTGAAGACATGTACCATTTTGGTCAGCTTTTGAAAAAAGGTATTCTCCTGAATCAGAACGGATAA
- a CDS encoding twin-arginine translocase TatA/TatE family subunit produces MHFLFISGAEIFFILFIVVMVFGADKIPGIAKGLGKGMRQLRDATDDIKREIQKSADKQGIDTDFTKDIKKELEEVKKNVDEVTGSIKRSTK; encoded by the coding sequence ATGCATTTTCTATTTATAAGTGGCGCAGAAATTTTTTTTATCCTCTTTATCGTGGTCATGGTATTTGGTGCGGACAAAATTCCGGGTATCGCCAAAGGACTGGGTAAAGGAATGCGACAATTACGTGATGCTACAGATGATATAAAGCGTGAAATCCAAAAAAGTGCAGATAAACAAGGTATCGATACCGATTTTACCAAAGACATTAAAAAGGAGTTGGAAGAAGTCAAGAAAAATGTTGACGAAGTGACCGGGTCGATAAAGCGGAGCACTAAATAA